From the Brassica napus cultivar Da-Ae chromosome A8, Da-Ae, whole genome shotgun sequence genome, one window contains:
- the LOC106362214 gene encoding rRNA (cytosine-C(5))-methyltransferase NOP2C codes for MKKARVLLKPSLLHRATTISSSASQSRSLSRQMETNPSSRYCYDPVLRWDPQVEDYFNKAYGPDHFAQISKALTRPSSYSCIRVNTVKTTSDAVIEKLTKILNESDDGLKLLQSDGRSSPISKCQIPGLEYVVFVHGSGPHRIEYGSGLESPPKEVLVSRKCAEAVLRGAQVYVPGVLACTAHVEKGDAVAVCVAMEQPGDDEGDWSVNMTRGTTLQGLPSDPFYCERSGLYIGMGTTMLSRAGMFRVPHGVAVDLSNRVFRLPSFHNVLEGEIFLQNLPSIIAAHALDPQKGERILDMCAAPGGKTTAIAILMNDEGEIVAADRSHNKVLDVQKLSAEMGLSCITTCKLDALKSVRLPNALSDSTTLVNGDNIGSVTNHSDLSSNEEMAPGRSEAEENASTEQPSGGDNVSQAEIRKNKGRLKNGRGRTQSQGGRAGKSQGFPPNSFDRVLLDAPCSALGLRPRLFAGLETVISLRNHGRYQRKMLDQAVQLVRVGGILVYSTCTINPSENEAVVRYALDKYKFLSLAPQHPRIGGPGLVGRCEFPDGYVEEWLKPGEEEMVQKFDPSSELDTIGFFIAKFSVGPKD; via the exons ATGAAGAAAGCGAGGGTTCTGCTTAAACCCTCTCTCCTCCACAGAGCCACCACCATCTCCTCCTCAGCTTCTCAGTCACGCTCCCTCTCTCGCCAGATGGAGACGAATCCTTCGTCGCGTTACTGTTATGATCCAGTGTTGCGATGGGATCCTCAAGTAGAAGACTACTTCAACAAAGCTTACGGACCTGATCACTTTGCTCAAATCTCAAAGGCTCTCAC GCGTCCGTCTTCCTACTCGTGCATTAGAGTGAACACAGTTAAAACAACTAGCGACGCGGTTATCGAAAAGCTTACGAAGATCTTAAACGAATCCGACGATGGCTTGAAGCTATTGCAATCGGATGGAAGGAGTAGTCCCATCTCCAAGTGTCAGATTCCTGGTTTGGAGTATGTTGTTTTTGTCCATGGATCAGGCCCGCATAGAATTGAATATGGATCTGGGCTTGAAAGCCCACCCAAGGAGGTGTTAGTGAGCAGGAAGTGTGCTGAAGCTGTTCTTAGAGGAGCTCAG GTCTATGTCCCAGGTGTACTTGCTTGCACTGCCCATGTTGAGAAAGGAGATGCGGTTGCTGTCTGTGTTGCTATGGAACAGCCTGGTGATGATGAAGGTGACTGGAGTGTTAATATGACCCGTGGGACCACCCTTCAGGGTTTACCATCAG ATCCTTTCTATTGTGAACGGAGTGGACTATATATCGGCATGGGAACGACTATGCTGTCAAGGGCTGGCATGTTTCGTGTTCCTCATGGAGTTGCGGTGGATTTGAGCAATAGAGTTTTCAGATTGCCTTCTTTCCACA ATGTCCTCGAGGGGGAGATATTTCTTCAAAACCTGCCAAGCATTATTGCTGCTCATGCTCTTG ATCCTCAGAAAGGGGAGAGAATACTAGATATGTGTGCAGCACCAGGAGGGAAGACTACTGCAATTGCTATACTTATGAATGACGAGGGAGAGATAGTGGCAGCAGATAGATCTCATAACAAA GTCCTGGATGTCCAGAAATTATCTGCTGAGATGGGCTTAAGTTGCATAACAACGTGTAAATTGGATGCGCTGAAATCTGTTCGTCTTCCAAACGCACTCAGTGATTCAACAACATTAGTTAACGGTGACAATATTGGTTCTGTTACCAACCATTCTGATTTATCATCAAATGAAGAAATGGCACCTGGAAGATCTGAGGCTGAGGAAAATG CCAGCACTGAACAGCCAAGTGGAGGGGATAATGTTAGCCAAGCTGAAATTAGGAAGAATAAAGGAAGGCTGAAAAATGGTCGGGGAAGAACTCAATCCCAAGGTGGAAGGGCTGGAAAATCACAAGGTTTCCCGCCTAATAGTTTTGATAGAGTCCTACTAGATGCTCCTTGTTCTGCTCTTGGCTTGAGACCTCGTCTTTTCGCTGGACTG GAGACTGTTATATCTTTGAGAAACCATGGAAGGTACCAGCGGAAAATGTTGGACCAGGCTGTTCAATTGGTCCGCGTTGGTGGAATTCTTGTATACTCAAC ATGCACAATTAATCCTAGCGAGAACGAGGCGGTGGTTCGCTATGCTCTGGATAAATACAAATTTCTTTCTTTGGCACCGCAG CATCCTAGGATTGGAGGCCCTGGTCTAGTTGGTCGATGTGAATTCCCTGACGGATATGTAGA GGAGTGGTTGAAACCGGGTGAAGAAGAAATGGTTCAGAAATTCGACCCGTCATCTGAGCTCGATACCATCGGCTTCTTTATAGCTAAGTTCAGCGTCGGCCCCAAAGATTAA
- the LOC106362215 gene encoding 3-hydroxyisobutyryl-CoA hydrolase-like protein 5, with translation MAQEGRNIIDEQVVVGEEKGSVRLATLNRPRQLNVISSEVVLKLAEYLETWEKDDKTKLILIKGAGRAFSAGGDLKMFYDGRESRDSCLEVVYRMYWLCYHIHTYKKTQVSLVNGISMGGGASLMVPMKFSVVTEKTVFATPEASIGFHTDCGFSYIHSRLPGHLGEFLALTGARLNGKELVAIGMATHFVPSAKLADLEERLVGLDSGEMDVVRSTVEEFSEKVDLDKDSILNKQTIIDECFSKESVKQIIQAFEAEGSKEGNEWITPVIKGLKRSSPTGLKITLRSIREGRKQTLSECLKKEFRITVNILRSTISPDVYEGIRALTIDKDNSPKWSPATLDEVAEEKINLVFEPLEDDIELHIPETEENRWGGKYET, from the exons ATGGCTCAAGAAGGTCGAAACATCATCGATGAGCAG GTTGTTGTTGGAGAGGAGAAAGGTTCGGTGAGATTGGCCACGCTAAACCGCCCTCGTCAGCTAAATGTCATCTCTTCTGAAgtg GTCCTCAAGCTTGCAGAATATCTTGAAACCTGGGAGAAGGACGACAAAACAAAGCTTATACTGATCaag GGTGCTGGGAGGGCTTTCTCAGCCGGTGGTGATCTAAAGATGTTTTATGACGGCCGTGAATCAA GGGATTCTTGCCTTGAGGTTGTTTACCGGATGTACTGGCTTTGCTATCACATCCACACATACAAGAAAACTCAG GTTTCTCTTGTAAATGGAATATCGATGGGTGGAGGTGCATCATTGATGGTCCCAATGAAGTTCTCTGTTGTGACAGAGAAAACT GTATTTGCAACTCCAGAAGCAAGTATTGGGTTTCATACTGATTGTGGCTTCTCTTACATCCATTCACGTCTTCCTGGTCATTTAG GAGAGTTCTTGGCTTTAACTGGGGCGAGATTGAATGGCAAAGAACTTGTAGCAATTGGCATGGCAACACATTTTGTTCCTTCtgct AAACTGGCTGATCTGGAGGAACGGCTTGTGGGTTTAGACTCTGGGGAGATGGATGTAGTTCGATCCACAGTTGAAGAGTTCTCTGAGAAAGTAGACCTCGACAAAGACAGCATCCTTAACAA GCAGACAATAATTGATGAGTGTTTCTCAAAAGAAAGTGTGAAGCAGATCATACAAGCATTT GAAGCTGAAGGGAGCAAAGAGGGGAATGAGTGGATAACACCAGTCATCAAAGGTCTAAAACGATCATCTCCCACAGGCTTGAAAATAACCCTACGATCT ATTCGTGAAGGTAGGAAACAAACACTAAGTGAATGCCTCAAGAAGGAGTTTAGGATCACTGTGAATATCTTGAGGAGCACCATATCCCCTGACGTGTATGAG GGTATAAGAGCTCTGACCATAGACAAAGACAATTCTCCCAAG TGGAGTCCAGCGACGTTGGATGAGGTGGCTGAGGAGAAGATCAACTTGGTGTTTGAGCCCTTGGAGGATGATATTGAGCTTCATATCCCTGAAACCGAAGAGAACAG GTGGGGAGGCAAATACGAGACTTGA